Proteins encoded within one genomic window of Clupea harengus chromosome 10, Ch_v2.0.2, whole genome shotgun sequence:
- the LOC105910708 gene encoding N-acetyllactosaminide beta-1,3-N-acetylglucosaminyltransferase 3: MRISLRSICAAALVLATLCLVVILNKDNSSYDVTSDISQRQLPSVQKQDVTHSPDDDVLDPALAQNLPQPACDRNDSMVNVTGFASLPQHIKNFLFYRHCRHFPKLLDVPDKCGGPQGSSNVFLLLVIKSSPPNYDRREVLRKTWAEERQHRGRWIRRIFISGVSDTGFERQRLNKMLQLENQQYNDVLQWDFEDTFFNLTLKQVLFMEWMEQRCPGAHFMLNGDDDIFANTDNMVEYLRDLPDDNDGNKHLYVGHLIRWVGPIREKWSKYYVPVQVQESESYPPYCGGGGFILSGYTLRIIYQMSHSIPLLPIDDVYMGMCLEKAGLEPVSHFGVRTAGLPVPSSKVDPYHPCYYREILLVHRFLPHQIYLMWNRINEPNLKCDGSQVS, from the coding sequence ATGAGGATATCTTTGCGCAGCATTTGTGCTGCAGCTTTAGTGCTTGCTACCCTTTGCCTGGTAGTCATTTTGAACAAGGACAATTCCTCCTATGACGTCACTTCAGACATCTCCCAAAGGCAGCTCCCCAGTGTACAGAAGCAAGACGTGACTCATTCCCCCGATGATGACGTCCTGGACCCAGCCCTTGCTCAGAACCTGCCGCAGCCAGCCTGCGATCGCAATGACTCCATGGTCAACGTGACTGGCTTTGCCTCGCTGCCGCAGCACATTAAGAACTTCCTGTTCTACCGCCACTGCCGCCACTTCCCCAAATTGCTGGACGTTCCAGACAAGTGCGGCGGGCCGCAGGGCTCGTCCAACGTCTTCCTGCTGCTGGTCATCAAGAGTTCGCCGCCCAACTACGACCGGCGGGAGGTGCTGCGCAAGACGTGGGCGGAGGAGCGGCAGCACCGGGGCAGGTGGATCCGCCGCATCTTCATCTCCGGTGTGTCGGACACGGGTTTTGAGCGGCAGCGGCTCAACAAGATGCTGCAGCTGGAGAACCAGCAGTACAACGACGTGCTGCAGTGGGACTTCGAGGACACCTTCTTCAACCTCACCCTCAAGCAGGTGCTCTTCATGGAGTGGATGGAGCAACGCTGCCCCGGCGCCCACTTCATGCTCAACGGCGACGATGACATCTTTGCCAACACCGACAACATGGTGGAGTACCTGCGTGATTTGCCTGACGACAACGACGGCAACAAGCACCTGTACGTGGGCCACCTGATCCGGTGGGTGGGCCCCATCCGCGAGAAGTGGAGCAAGTACTACGTGCCCGTGCAGGTGCAGGAGTCCGAGTCCTATCCTCCGTActgtggaggtggggggttcATTCTCTCTGGCTACACACTGCGCATTATATACCAGATGTCCCACTCCATCCCCCTGTTGCCCATTGATGATGTCTACATGGGCATGTGTCTAGAGAAGGCAGGGCTGGAGCCGGTGTCTCATTTTGGGGTCAGAACAGCGGGGCTCCCTGTGCCCTCGTCCAAGGTGGACCCCTATCACCCCTGCTACTACCGGGAGATTCTCCTGGTCCACAGATTCTTGCCACACCAGATATACCTCATGTGGAACCGGATAAATGAACCCAATCTGAAATGTGACGGTTCGCAGGTCTCGTGA